Proteins found in one Triticum aestivum cultivar Chinese Spring chromosome 4D, IWGSC CS RefSeq v2.1, whole genome shotgun sequence genomic segment:
- the LOC123096247 gene encoding disease resistance protein RGA5 isoform X6, which produces MNREAPPWFDYQNGLCLIHQLTERSGSVKGELKVEMSSSLLTTSAMEAPMSSSLGAMGPLLRKLHSLLAPDHRLPKPLKHGIELLKEDLEELSADLLEQSMADTPNHKAVYWMDEVRELSYEVEDCIDDMMLRHAGDGVKTRAVRSHRVSRVKVYRLFKSLKPSTRVSKITELRTLVLEASERRERYHLDDCASRSSPVFTRHNPVPGLYGQATDFLVGIDDLKIKLTKWLTEDADQQLKVMCIDGPAGVGKTTLAKQLYCELGEQFDCWAFVRASRTSDTKRLLGDILSQVQHCRLPSYSCEVQNLIDNLTKYLQDKRYFIVIDDLWETTTWDIVKSAFPDGNNYSRIITTAETDGVALECCGSQSDNILKMKPLGSHASAELFFSIVCGSEHRCPDQLKEVSYRFIGKCGGLPLATICIAGLLASQTDNSELWHHLQKCLCSNLSTSPTLEEMLKEVLNLSYSCLPHYLKTCLLYLAMYPEGFTMWKVDLLKQWISEGFITAKEEKEVEEIADSYFYELVNKGMIQPEQINHNDEVLSCTLHHTVRDLIMYKSKEENFITSIDYSKAITGNSNMVRRLSLHFSSAKYATKPSGVILSQSRSLFFFGLLRCLPSDVEFKLLRVLILDFWGNQYGHTSLNLTRICSLVHLRYLKISCDIIVELPAQMRGLQYMETLEINARSSAVPLDIIHLPSLLHLSLRDETNLPDGIGRIRSLRTLQYFDLGNNTEDNVLSLGGLMNLQYLHLTYSTVQSDEHLKRNMVALASSVIKLVNLKSVILAPGALSTAIYHDVLSSVYSPPVFLQGLQKLDLLPPICMFSSFPKDIGAVRKLCYLNLVVRELRRNDIDSITGLPALTVLSLYVRQPPAESIIFNNGAFPALKYFKYMCGVLCLAFQEGALPNVHRLKLGFNARKGQQYDVLLAGIQHLVNLKKIDGIIGAAEGAEEPDRSAAESAFKDTIHKHSRFPSYVNVKRVDWVEEENEPRTEVNSSSSKCHEILQEQRGVNETEEDTKQFADSGVTNQIMQMSPQHMDLCAADTKLTMPSNNRMSFPEKLHDNIAAEAVSFSCTTSSGSSPKSSSAPSSHHSLSETYTWDPEGSPWSRALSPPTPRNTSAPQSAMHPMLSPEDHISRAEGTWSTAYFHPLPLPPSAISQVKATLSNQPAPKVEMSLVAGQWEKRKLIGSGTFGDVYEATNRHTGALCAVKAISIPNDSRSAESLKQLDQEIKLLSQFKHENIVQYYGSETIEGHLYIYMEYVHLGSINKYIQQHCGAITESIVGNFTHHILRGLAFLHGQNIMHRDIKGANMLIDGNGVVKLADFGTAKHCYYVIQSNFCKRMGTPIVARQA; this is translated from the exons AtgaacagggaggctcctccctGGTTCGATTACCAGAATGGTCTCTGCCTCatacatcagctcactgagaggagcgGTTCAGTAAAAGGAGAACTGAAA GTAGAGATGAGTTCTTCTCTGTTAACCACGAGCGCCATGGAGGCTCCGATGAGCTCTTCCCTGGGTGCCATGGGCCCCCTTCTCAGGAAGCTGCATTCGCTGCTGGCCCCCGACCACCGGCTGCCCAAGCCACTGAAGCACGGAATCGAGCTCCTCAAGGAAGATCTCGAAGAATTAAGCGCCGACCTGTTGGAGCAGTCAATGGCGGATACCCCCAACCACAAGGCGGTATACTGGATGGATGAGGTGCGTGAACTTTCCTATGAAGTAGAGGACTGCATCGACGACATGATGCTGAGGCACGCCGGCGACGGGGTCAAGACCAGAGCCGTCCGCAGCCACAGGGTCAGTCGTGTCAAGGTGTATCGGCTTTTCAAATCACTGAAGCCGAGCACAAGGGTTTCCAAGATCACAGAGCTCAGGACCCTGGTGCTGGAGGCGAGTGAACGACGTGAGAGGTATCATCTTGATGACTGTGCTTCACGTTCTAGCCCTGTGTTCACTAGGCACAATCCGGTTCCAGGCCTATATGGACAGGCCACGGATTTCCTTGTTGGTATCGATGACCTGAAGATTAAGCTTACCAAGTGGCTTACTGAGGATGCTGATCAACAACTGAAAGTGATGTGTATAGATGGACCTGCAGGGGTTGGCAAGACCACGCTGGCTAAACAGCTGTACTGTGAGCTTGGAGAGCAGTTCGACTGCTGGGCTTTTGTGCGGGCATCGCGAACGTCAGACACAAAGAGACTACTTGGGGACATCCTCTCTCAAGTTCAGCATTGTCGACTACCCTCTTATTCTTGCGAGGTGCAAAATCTCATTGACAATCTCACAAAATATCTCCAAGATAAGAG ATACTTTATAGTCATTGATGATCTGTGGGAAACAACAACATGGGATATTGTTAAAAGCGCTTTTCCAGATGGTAATAATTACAGCAGAATAATAACAACAGCAGAAACAGACGGTGTAGCTCTGGAATGCTGTGGTTCTCAGTCTGATAATATTTTGAAGATGAAACCCCTTGGCAGCCATGCCTCTGCAGAATTGTTCTTCAGTATTGTTTGTGGCTCTGAACATCGGTGTCCTGATCAATTGAAGGAAGTTTCATATAGATTCATTGGAAAGTGTGGTGGTTTGCCACTAGCAACCATTTGTATTGCTGGTCTCTTAGCCAGTCAGACGGACAACTCTGAGCTATGGCATCATCTGCAGAAATGTTTATGCTCCAATTTAAGTACAAGTCCTACTTTGGAAGAGATGCTGAAAGAAGTACTAAACCTTAGCTACAGTTGTCTTCCTCATTATTTGAAGACATGCTTGCTGTATCTTGCTATGTATCCAGAGGGGTTCACGATGTGGAAGGTTGATTTGTTGAAGCAATGGATATCTGAAGGTTTCATTACTGCAAAGGAAGAAAAAGAGGTGGAGGAAATTGCAGATAGCTATTTTTATGAGCTTGTCAACAAGGGAATGATCCAACCTGAGCAAATTAACCACAATGATGAGGTGTTATCCTGTACATTGCACCACACTGTACGTGATCTTATTATGTACAAGTCCAAAGAAGAGAATTTTATCACTTCCATAGATTACTCAAAAGCCATCACAGGAAATTCTAATATGGTTCGTCGACTTTCTCTCCACTTTAGCAGTGCCAAATATGCGACCAAACCATCAGGTGTAATACTGTCGCAATCGCGATCACTTTTCTTTTTTGGACTTCTCAGATGTTTGCCTTCTGATGTGGAATTTAAGTTGCTGCGAGTATTAATCCTTGACTTTTGGGGCAACCAATATGGGCATACGAGTCTCAACCTCACAAGAATTTGCAGTTTGGTTCACCTCAGATATTTGAAGATTTCATGCGATATCATTGTAGAACTGCCAGCCCAGATGCGAGGACTACAATACATGGAAACACTGGAAATAAATGCAAGATCATCTGCTGTTCCATTGGATATTATTCATCTCCCGAGCTTATTGCATCTCTCTCTTCGAGATGAGACAAATCTACCTGATGGGATTGGCCGCATCAGGTCTCTGCGTACACTACAGTATTTTGACCTTGGCAATAACACTGAAGACAATGTACTGAGCCTGGGTGGCCTGATGAACCTGCAGTATCTTCATCTCACCTATTCCACAGTGCAGTCTGATGAGCATCTGAAGAGAAACATGGTTGCTCTGGCCTCTTCTGTTATCAAGCTTGTTAACCTCAAATCTGTCATTCTGGCTCCTGGAGCTTTAAGCACAGCCATTTACCATGATGTCCTGAGCAGCGTTTATTCTCCTCCTGTTTTTCTTCAGGGTCTTCAGAAACTTGATTTGTTGCCCCCAATTTGCATGTTTTCCAGTTTTCCCAAGGATATTGGAGCAGTTCGCAAACTTTGCTATTTGAATCTTGTGGTCCGTGAACTACGAAGGAATGATATTGACAGCATCACAGGATTGCCTGCCCTAACTGTTCTTTCATTGTATGTCCGGCAACCCCCTGCAGAAAGCATCATCTTCAACAATGGGGCGTTCCCTGCTCTCAAGTATTTCAAATACATGTGCGGTGTACTGTGCCTGGCCTTCCAGGAAGGAGCATTGCCCAATGTTCATAGGCTCAAACTAGGTTTCAATGCCCGCAAAGGACAGCAGTATGATGTTTTGCTTGCCGGCATTCAGCACTTGGTAAACCTGAAGAAGATTGATGGAATAATTGGGGCAGCCGAGGGTGCTGAGGAACCCGACAGAAGTGCTGCAGAGTCTGCGTTCAAGGATACCATTCACAAGCATTCAAGGTTTCCTAGTTACGTCAACGTAAAAAGGGTAGATTGGGTTGAGGAAGAGAACGAGCCAAGGACCGAAGTTAACAGCTCATCAAGTAAATGTCATGAAATTCTACAAGAACAGCGTGGGGTAAATGAGACCGAGGAAGATACAAAGCAGTTTGCTGATAGCGG GGTGACAAATCAGATCATGCAGATGTCTCCTCAGCATATGGATTTATGCGCAGCCGATACAAAGCTGACTATGCCTAGTAATAACAGAATGTCATTTCCTGAAAAGTTACATGATAATATTGCAGCTGAAGCAGTGAGCTTTTCATGTACTACATCATCTGGTTCAAGTCCAAAATCGTCGTCAGCTCCATCATCTCATCACTCTTTATCTGAAACATATACATGGGATCCGGAGGGATCTCCTTGGTCAAGGGCATTGAGTCCTCCTACGCCAAGGAATACCAGTGCCCCTCAATCAGCTATGCATCCGATGTTATCCCCAGAAGATCATATTTCACGCGCTGAAGGCACCTGGAGTACTGCCTATTTTCACCCCTTACCACTTCCTCCCAGTGCTATAAGCCAAGTGAAAGCAACTCTCAGCAACCAACCTGCTCCAAAAGTTGAAATGTCCTTAGTAGCTGGTCAATGGGAAAAGAGAAAACTTATAGGCAGTGGTACATTTGGTGATGTATATGAAGCTACCAACAG GCATACTGGAGCTCTTTGTGCAGTGAAAGCGATCAGTATTCCTAATGATTCTAGATCTGCTGAGTCCTTGAAGCAATTAGATCAG GAAATAAAGCTTCTAAGCCAATTTAAGCATGAGAACATAGTCCAGTATTATGGTAGCGAAACT ATAGAAGGCCACCTCTACATTTACATGGAGTATGTTCATCTTGGTTCAATTAATAAGTATATCCAACAACATTGTGGAGCAATAACAGAATCGATTGTCGGCAACTTCACTCACCATATTCTTAGGGGTTTAGCGTTTTTGCATGGCCAAAATATTATGCATAG GGATATCAAAGGAGCAAATATGCTAATTGATGGTAACGGTGTTGTTAAATTGGCTGACTTTGGAACGGCTAAGCAT TGCTATTATGTCATCCAAAGTAACTTTTGTAAGAGAATGGGCACTCCAATTGTTGCTAGACAAGCTTAA
- the LOC123096247 gene encoding disease resistance protein RGA5 isoform X2, with product MSSSLLTTSAMEAPMSSSLGAMGPLLRKLHSLLAPDHRLPKPLKHGIELLKEDLEELSADLLEQSMADTPNHKAVYWMDEVRELSYEVEDCIDDMMLRHAGDGVKTRAVRSHRVSRVKVYRLFKSLKPSTRVSKITELRTLVLEASERRERYHLDDCASRSSPVFTRHNPVPGLYGQATDFLVGIDDLKIKLTKWLTEDADQQLKVMCIDGPAGVGKTTLAKQLYCELGEQFDCWAFVRASRTSDTKRLLGDILSQVQHCRLPSYSCEVQNLIDNLTKYLQDKRYFIVIDDLWETTTWDIVKSAFPDGNNYSRIITTAETDGVALECCGSQSDNILKMKPLGSHASAELFFSIVCGSEHRCPDQLKEVSYRFIGKCGGLPLATICIAGLLASQTDNSELWHHLQKCLCSNLSTSPTLEEMLKEVLNLSYSCLPHYLKTCLLYLAMYPEGFTMWKVDLLKQWISEGFITAKEEKEVEEIADSYFYELVNKGMIQPEQINHNDEVLSCTLHHTVRDLIMYKSKEENFITSIDYSKAITGNSNMVRRLSLHFSSAKYATKPSGVILSQSRSLFFFGLLRCLPSDVEFKLLRVLILDFWGNQYGHTSLNLTRICSLVHLRYLKISCDIIVELPAQMRGLQYMETLEINARSSAVPLDIIHLPSLLHLSLRDETNLPDGIGRIRSLRTLQYFDLGNNTEDNVLSLGGLMNLQYLHLTYSTVQSDEHLKRNMVALASSVIKLVNLKSVILAPGALSTAIYHDVLSSVYSPPVFLQGLQKLDLLPPICMFSSFPKDIGAVRKLCYLNLVVRELRRNDIDSITGLPALTVLSLYVRQPPAESIIFNNGAFPALKYFKYMCGVLCLAFQEGALPNVHRLKLGFNARKGQQYDVLLAGIQHLVNLKKIDGIIGAAEGAEEPDRSAAESAFKDTIHKHSRFPSYVNVKRVDWVEEENEPRTEVNSSSSKCHEILQEQRGVNETEEDTKQFADSGVTNQIMQMSPQHMDLCAADTKLTMPSNNRMSFPEKLHDNIAAEAVSFSCTTSSGSSPKSSSAPSSHHSLSETYTWDPEGSPWSRALSPPTPRNTSAPQSAMHPMLSPEDHISRAEGTWSTAYFHPLPLPPSAISQVKATLSNQPAPKVEMSLVAGQWEKRKLIGSGTFGDVYEATNRHTGALCAVKAISIPNDSRSAESLKQLDQEIKLLSQFKHENIVQYYGSETIEGHLYIYMEYVHLGSINKYIQQHCGAITESIVGNFTHHILRGLAFLHGQNIMHRDIKGANMLIDGNGVVKLADFGTAKHLSTAAPNLSLKGTPYWMAPEMIRATLVKDVGYDLAVDIWSLGCTIIEMFNGKPPWSGLEGPTAMFKVLNKDPPLPDNLSHEAKDFLKCCFKRNPAARPSARELLTHPFIRNSSHYSKHVQEVIIAGCEEVIRASCDPSLTRKTTTSGGNDARSSESLVSQLTLQPVQRGTMRALGVPAISHLLTSTGRATRGQKQAVARPALQEKNIHMCRPTLHRRHTSLGRWCLRMQH from the exons ATGAGTTCTTCTCTGTTAACCACGAGCGCCATGGAGGCTCCGATGAGCTCTTCCCTGGGTGCCATGGGCCCCCTTCTCAGGAAGCTGCATTCGCTGCTGGCCCCCGACCACCGGCTGCCCAAGCCACTGAAGCACGGAATCGAGCTCCTCAAGGAAGATCTCGAAGAATTAAGCGCCGACCTGTTGGAGCAGTCAATGGCGGATACCCCCAACCACAAGGCGGTATACTGGATGGATGAGGTGCGTGAACTTTCCTATGAAGTAGAGGACTGCATCGACGACATGATGCTGAGGCACGCCGGCGACGGGGTCAAGACCAGAGCCGTCCGCAGCCACAGGGTCAGTCGTGTCAAGGTGTATCGGCTTTTCAAATCACTGAAGCCGAGCACAAGGGTTTCCAAGATCACAGAGCTCAGGACCCTGGTGCTGGAGGCGAGTGAACGACGTGAGAGGTATCATCTTGATGACTGTGCTTCACGTTCTAGCCCTGTGTTCACTAGGCACAATCCGGTTCCAGGCCTATATGGACAGGCCACGGATTTCCTTGTTGGTATCGATGACCTGAAGATTAAGCTTACCAAGTGGCTTACTGAGGATGCTGATCAACAACTGAAAGTGATGTGTATAGATGGACCTGCAGGGGTTGGCAAGACCACGCTGGCTAAACAGCTGTACTGTGAGCTTGGAGAGCAGTTCGACTGCTGGGCTTTTGTGCGGGCATCGCGAACGTCAGACACAAAGAGACTACTTGGGGACATCCTCTCTCAAGTTCAGCATTGTCGACTACCCTCTTATTCTTGCGAGGTGCAAAATCTCATTGACAATCTCACAAAATATCTCCAAGATAAGAG ATACTTTATAGTCATTGATGATCTGTGGGAAACAACAACATGGGATATTGTTAAAAGCGCTTTTCCAGATGGTAATAATTACAGCAGAATAATAACAACAGCAGAAACAGACGGTGTAGCTCTGGAATGCTGTGGTTCTCAGTCTGATAATATTTTGAAGATGAAACCCCTTGGCAGCCATGCCTCTGCAGAATTGTTCTTCAGTATTGTTTGTGGCTCTGAACATCGGTGTCCTGATCAATTGAAGGAAGTTTCATATAGATTCATTGGAAAGTGTGGTGGTTTGCCACTAGCAACCATTTGTATTGCTGGTCTCTTAGCCAGTCAGACGGACAACTCTGAGCTATGGCATCATCTGCAGAAATGTTTATGCTCCAATTTAAGTACAAGTCCTACTTTGGAAGAGATGCTGAAAGAAGTACTAAACCTTAGCTACAGTTGTCTTCCTCATTATTTGAAGACATGCTTGCTGTATCTTGCTATGTATCCAGAGGGGTTCACGATGTGGAAGGTTGATTTGTTGAAGCAATGGATATCTGAAGGTTTCATTACTGCAAAGGAAGAAAAAGAGGTGGAGGAAATTGCAGATAGCTATTTTTATGAGCTTGTCAACAAGGGAATGATCCAACCTGAGCAAATTAACCACAATGATGAGGTGTTATCCTGTACATTGCACCACACTGTACGTGATCTTATTATGTACAAGTCCAAAGAAGAGAATTTTATCACTTCCATAGATTACTCAAAAGCCATCACAGGAAATTCTAATATGGTTCGTCGACTTTCTCTCCACTTTAGCAGTGCCAAATATGCGACCAAACCATCAGGTGTAATACTGTCGCAATCGCGATCACTTTTCTTTTTTGGACTTCTCAGATGTTTGCCTTCTGATGTGGAATTTAAGTTGCTGCGAGTATTAATCCTTGACTTTTGGGGCAACCAATATGGGCATACGAGTCTCAACCTCACAAGAATTTGCAGTTTGGTTCACCTCAGATATTTGAAGATTTCATGCGATATCATTGTAGAACTGCCAGCCCAGATGCGAGGACTACAATACATGGAAACACTGGAAATAAATGCAAGATCATCTGCTGTTCCATTGGATATTATTCATCTCCCGAGCTTATTGCATCTCTCTCTTCGAGATGAGACAAATCTACCTGATGGGATTGGCCGCATCAGGTCTCTGCGTACACTACAGTATTTTGACCTTGGCAATAACACTGAAGACAATGTACTGAGCCTGGGTGGCCTGATGAACCTGCAGTATCTTCATCTCACCTATTCCACAGTGCAGTCTGATGAGCATCTGAAGAGAAACATGGTTGCTCTGGCCTCTTCTGTTATCAAGCTTGTTAACCTCAAATCTGTCATTCTGGCTCCTGGAGCTTTAAGCACAGCCATTTACCATGATGTCCTGAGCAGCGTTTATTCTCCTCCTGTTTTTCTTCAGGGTCTTCAGAAACTTGATTTGTTGCCCCCAATTTGCATGTTTTCCAGTTTTCCCAAGGATATTGGAGCAGTTCGCAAACTTTGCTATTTGAATCTTGTGGTCCGTGAACTACGAAGGAATGATATTGACAGCATCACAGGATTGCCTGCCCTAACTGTTCTTTCATTGTATGTCCGGCAACCCCCTGCAGAAAGCATCATCTTCAACAATGGGGCGTTCCCTGCTCTCAAGTATTTCAAATACATGTGCGGTGTACTGTGCCTGGCCTTCCAGGAAGGAGCATTGCCCAATGTTCATAGGCTCAAACTAGGTTTCAATGCCCGCAAAGGACAGCAGTATGATGTTTTGCTTGCCGGCATTCAGCACTTGGTAAACCTGAAGAAGATTGATGGAATAATTGGGGCAGCCGAGGGTGCTGAGGAACCCGACAGAAGTGCTGCAGAGTCTGCGTTCAAGGATACCATTCACAAGCATTCAAGGTTTCCTAGTTACGTCAACGTAAAAAGGGTAGATTGGGTTGAGGAAGAGAACGAGCCAAGGACCGAAGTTAACAGCTCATCAAGTAAATGTCATGAAATTCTACAAGAACAGCGTGGGGTAAATGAGACCGAGGAAGATACAAAGCAGTTTGCTGATAGCGG GGTGACAAATCAGATCATGCAGATGTCTCCTCAGCATATGGATTTATGCGCAGCCGATACAAAGCTGACTATGCCTAGTAATAACAGAATGTCATTTCCTGAAAAGTTACATGATAATATTGCAGCTGAAGCAGTGAGCTTTTCATGTACTACATCATCTGGTTCAAGTCCAAAATCGTCGTCAGCTCCATCATCTCATCACTCTTTATCTGAAACATATACATGGGATCCGGAGGGATCTCCTTGGTCAAGGGCATTGAGTCCTCCTACGCCAAGGAATACCAGTGCCCCTCAATCAGCTATGCATCCGATGTTATCCCCAGAAGATCATATTTCACGCGCTGAAGGCACCTGGAGTACTGCCTATTTTCACCCCTTACCACTTCCTCCCAGTGCTATAAGCCAAGTGAAAGCAACTCTCAGCAACCAACCTGCTCCAAAAGTTGAAATGTCCTTAGTAGCTGGTCAATGGGAAAAGAGAAAACTTATAGGCAGTGGTACATTTGGTGATGTATATGAAGCTACCAACAG GCATACTGGAGCTCTTTGTGCAGTGAAAGCGATCAGTATTCCTAATGATTCTAGATCTGCTGAGTCCTTGAAGCAATTAGATCAG GAAATAAAGCTTCTAAGCCAATTTAAGCATGAGAACATAGTCCAGTATTATGGTAGCGAAACT ATAGAAGGCCACCTCTACATTTACATGGAGTATGTTCATCTTGGTTCAATTAATAAGTATATCCAACAACATTGTGGAGCAATAACAGAATCGATTGTCGGCAACTTCACTCACCATATTCTTAGGGGTTTAGCGTTTTTGCATGGCCAAAATATTATGCATAG GGATATCAAAGGAGCAAATATGCTAATTGATGGTAACGGTGTTGTTAAATTGGCTGACTTTGGAACGGCTAAGCAT TTAAGTACTGCAGCCCCTAATCTTTCATTGAAGGGAACACCATATTGGATGGCCCCAGAG atgatTCGGGCTACACTTGTTAAAGACGTAGGCTATGATCTTGCTGTTGATATCTGGAGTCTTGGTTGCACCATTATCGAGATGTTCAATGGAAAACCTCCTTGGAGCGGTCTTGAAGGG CCTACTGCAATGTTCAAGGTTTTGAATAAGGACCCACCACTTCCTGACAATTTATCACATGAGGCAAAGGATTTTCTGAAATGCTGTTTCAAGAGGAATCCAGCAGCAAGGCCAAGCGCAAGGGAGTTGTTGACCCATCCGTTTATCAGGAATTCAAGTCATTACAGCAAGCATGTTCAAGAAGTCATTATTGCAGGCTGTGAGGAAGTCATTCGAGCAAGCTGTGACCCATCCTTGACAAGGAAAACTACAACTAG tggaggaaatgatgccagGTCTTCCGAATCATTAGTTTCACAGTTAACTCTGCAACCAGTCCAG AGGGGCACGATGAGGGCGTTGGGCGTACCGGCAATCAGCCATTTGCTCACCTCCACCGGCAGAGCTACGCGAGGGCAAAAACAGGCAGTGGCCCGCCCAGCCCTCCAGGAAAAAAATATACATATGTGCCGTCCAACGCTGCATCGCAGGCATACATCACTGGGTCGCTGGTGTCTTCGCATGCAACACTGA